Sequence from the Flavobacterium sp. TR2 genome:
GAATCGCTCCAAACCGACTAACAGGCAGAGGATACGGAGAAACTGAATTGGTAAACAAATGCTCAGACGGTGTTCCGTGTACAGAAGAAGAACATCAGGCCAACAGACGAAGCGAATTTATTATCACCGCTTTATAATGCTAAACAACAAAACAAAAAAAGCTGCCAATTGGCAGCTTTTTTTAATTTAAAAAGTCGTTGCAATTCTATGAATCACAACGACTTCTAAAAAACCAACCTGTTCAATATATTTTTTAAAGCTTAACAAATATGTTAGTATAATATTTTTTTCCAGTGGCAGCATCTGTTGTTACAGACAACCCAAAATGAGTAAAATCACCTTCTATATTTTCTTTGTGGCCTGGACTTTCAAGCCAAGCTCTCACAGCTGCTTCAGGAGTTTTATAATTGTAGGCAACATTCTCCCCTACTTTCTTGGCCCCTAGCACACTAGTCATATTGCTAGATCTCGCAGCAAAATCATTATGATTCACAACATTATTTTCAATCATATATTTATTATGCTCTTCACATTTAAAAGATATATGATTAACTCTTTCCAAAGCATTTAAACCAATACTCACACGGTATTCGTTTATTAGCCTCATCGTTTCTATTTCGGTATCATTGTAAGTGTAGCTGGCAACAAGCGTTTCTGTTGGAGTAGAATCCAAGCTTGCTTCGGCAGCATCAGCAGAACATGCGTTCATTGCGACTAGAATCGCAATGAACAACATGGTGCGCATAATCTTTTTCATAATCATCAGCATTTTAGCGGTTTAAAGTAAATGTTGGGGCAAATCCTTTAAATTTATCTTTGAATAAATATCGTTTGCAATTTTATATTCCAAACGTATTCAATTTACCGTTAAAGTGCAAAATTAATCGATGAAATGCATATATTTTCTTTTTATACAAGTAAAATTCCTACGTAAAAATACTTTTAAGAAGACAATCTCTCAATCTTCCAAGAAAAATCTGACTGGCTAGTATATCGAATTCTATCATGAAGTCTATTTGGTCTTCCTTGCCAAAACTCTACCTGCAGCGGAGTCACAATATAGCCGCCCCAATTTTCTGGTCTCGGAATTGGCTTTCCGTCAAACTCTGCTTCTAGTTTTTTCAAGTTTTCTTCTAAAAAAGTTCTTGACGGAATCACTTCGCTCTGATGCGAAACAATCGCGCCGAGCTTGCTCCCATCAGGTCGCGAATCAAAATAATTATCAGAAATAATTTCAGATGTTTTTTGCGCAATTCCTTTAATAATCACCTGACGCTCTGCTTCCTGCCAAAAAAAAGACAGACAAACGTTTGGGTTTGCTTCTATTGCTTTTCCTTTTTCCGAATTATAATTGGTATAAAATATAAAACCTTCTTCAGAAAATTTCTTCAATAAAACCACACGCGATTTCGGAAAACCGTCCAATCCAATCGTAGAAACCGTCATAGCGTTTACCTCGCCGCTTCCGCCAAAGTCTTCCACTTCATGAAACCATCGATTAAAAAGATTAATTGGATCCTCAGGAATATTAGTTTCTAACAATTCACTTTTCTCGTATGATTTTCTATAATTGCTTAAATCGTTCATGATTTATTATTTTAGATTGTTGACTTTAGATTTTTTGTTTCAGGTTTCAGGTTTCTCCCGAAGCTTCGGGATCAAGTTTCAAGTTTGTCAGGCTGAACGTCCCGAGACTTCGGGAGAAGCCCATGTTTGTAAAGCACGTTCTGTTTTATCGCTCAGTGTGACATAAGTATATTCACTTTCAAAAAACTTAGAACCTAAGCAT
This genomic interval carries:
- a CDS encoding CAP domain-containing protein, whose amino-acid sequence is MKKIMRTMLFIAILVAMNACSADAAEASLDSTPTETLVASYTYNDTEIETMRLINEYRVSIGLNALERVNHISFKCEEHNKYMIENNVVNHNDFAARSSNMTSVLGAKKVGENVAYNYKTPEAAVRAWLESPGHKENIEGDFTHFGLSVTTDAATGKKYYTNIFVKL
- the pdxH gene encoding pyridoxamine 5'-phosphate oxidase, with translation MNDLSNYRKSYEKSELLETNIPEDPINLFNRWFHEVEDFGGSGEVNAMTVSTIGLDGFPKSRVVLLKKFSEEGFIFYTNYNSEKGKAIEANPNVCLSFFWQEAERQVIIKGIAQKTSEIISDNYFDSRPDGSKLGAIVSHQSEVIPSRTFLEENLKKLEAEFDGKPIPRPENWGGYIVTPLQVEFWQGRPNRLHDRIRYTSQSDFSWKIERLSS